The DNA window GCCACCATGTGCAACGGTACGCGTCGGAGAACGGCGGGCTGCTCGGCCACAAACGCGTCATATTTCTCTTCGGCCGTGTAGCTGATGTTGGCGAAAATTCGCTGTAAGCTCTCGTTGTGACTTTCCTCCCGCACCCGGTCCGACAGTTGCCTGAACGTAGGAATAGCCGCGAACAGCTCGTTCATGGTTTCCTTCGTCCACAGCAGCAGGGTCGTATCTTCCAGTGCCTCAATGTAGCAGTGTGACGGCGTCTCGTTGACATAGCTTTCCGGGTCGATTGCCCACTGACTTTCGGCGGCAAACCGCATGACTGACTCCGCTCCGTCTTTGCTAACCCGGTAGACCCGCAGCAACCCACTGAGCACAAACAGCTTATGACGACACACATCGCCTGCACACAGCAGCGACTGACGCTTTCGTACGGATACTGGTGTGGCGCAGGCTTGTATGCGCAGCAGATCATCGTCGGTAAACTGGCCTTTCGAGCGTAGGTACAGATCGAGCTGATTCATAAGTTGGTTAAACCGGTTGCAGCGTAAACGGCAAATCGCGCCAGATGGTGCAAACGTCCGCTTCGATCTCGGCGCCTGCTTTTGTGACAAATGTCCTCGCATTGGAGCCACTGACTGCGGCAATTTTGCTACCGGAAAGTAACAAGTTCCACCCAGGTCAGCAATCATTATCTCAACTTATCATGCGTGTTTTTCTTACGGGAGCCTCCGGGTTTGTCGGCTCCGCTATTGTTCGGGAATTAATCGGGGCCGGGCATCAGGTCGTTGGTCTGGTCCGCTCCGAGTCGTCGGCCAAAGCCCTTACCGAAGCGGGGGGCGAACCGTTTATGGGTAGTCTCGACGATATCACCGGACTGACGCGCGGAGCCGATGCGGCCGATGCCGTTATCCATACCGCCTTCACTCACGACTTCGCCAACTTTGCCGCGGCAGCCGCTGCGGATAAGCGAGTCATCGAAGCGTTCGGCGAAACACTCGCGGGTTCAGATCGCCCGCTCATCACCACGGGCGGTTTACTGGGAATAAAGCCCGGCAACGGTGATCTGATTACGGAAGACGATGCCTCAACCTCGCCGGTTCGCCTGTCAGAAGCGGCTACCATAGCACAGACAGCGTTGGGCGTCCGAACGTCGGTGATCCGGTTGGCTCCGTCGGTACACGGTCCCGGCGATGACCACGGCTTTATTTCGGCGCTCATCACCATTGCCCGCAACAAAGGTGTTTCAGCCTACATTGGCGATGGTACAAACCGCTGGCCCGGCGTACACCGGCTCGACGCAGCCCGCTTGTATCGGTTGGTATTGGAAAACGGGACGGCGGGTAGCCGCTACAACGGAACGGCCGAAACAGGGTTGACATTCCGCCAAATTGCAGCACTGATTGGCGAACGCCTGAATGTGCCCGTTGTGTCCGTAGACCCCGATGAAGCAGCCAGTCATTTCGGTTGGATGGCGCACTTTGCCAGCATGGACTGCCCTACATCGAACCAGAAAACGCGGGACCAACTGGGCTGGGAACCCACCCACCCCGACCTGCTCAGCGACCTCAACGCGGGATTTTATTTTGAGCAGTAATCTTATTTCTTCAATCGGGTCAGGCACACTACATCAGCGAGTGTGTCTGGCCCGACTATACTAGGTATGATCGGAACTCTATCGGAATAGCACGACGTCGTAAAGCGGAAAGTTAGCGTCCTGCGTCATAACTGTTAATTGCTCGACTTGCGCTTGTGCAATCAACATGCGATCAAAAGGGTCGCGGTGGTGAAGTGGCAGCTGTTGATATGCTAACACGTGTGTCATTTCGCGCCAGCGCTCCGGCAGACTTTCGTCGCCAGTTATGTACCTGATGACAACGTGCGTATCCAGTAGTAGATTCATCGCATGTATTCCTCCATATCATCTAGTGGAGCGTCAAAATCCTCTGCGATGTATGTAATTAATCCCTTTCCAGCACCAAACTTATTCGGTAGTTGGGGCGTGGGGTCAGTTTTCACCGGCTGATCTTTTGCTTTTTTGTAATTCAAAAATTCTACAAAATCCAAAACCTCTGCCTGAAGTTCGGGGGATAGCTGGCTGACTTTCGCGTCGATTTGTTCCAGAACAGACATACCGTATTCGTTTATAGCCCAATATACTACGTTAACCGGCACGGTCAACCAGGTTTTCATAATAGATGGCTTTACACCAACCTGTTCGACGTACTACAGTTTTGTTCCCAAAGTCGGGCCAGGCATACTACGTCAGTGAGTGTGTCGCCTTACTGATTTCAGGGTTTGTCGCGGCCGACGAACCTGTTCTTTCCCAACAGAAACCCGATAGCCTTTGCCACGTTGGCCAGTACGCGCTCTTCCGACTTTAGTTTGGCAAAATAGCGCAGCATCTCCTGCTGTCGAGACGGACTCATGGCGTCGTAAACGGTGCGTGCTTCGGGGTTATCAGCCAATGCTTCCACCCATTTCGGATGTGCCGCTATGGTTCGATCTATCGGGTCGTAGGCTATTGTAAGCGTAATCGTTTCGCCCACGCGCCGGGGCGATTGCTTCAACATCATTGTGTTGATGTACAGCCGCCAAAGTCCCTTGTAGCGGACAAGCGTCTGGGTATACGGTCGGCCGTTGAGTAGCCCGGCAACGGGGATAGCTCCGCTGGTTTTGCCCGACTGAACAAAGATGGTAGTCAGTATATCGTCGGGTACGGCTACGAACGGATTCACACCGATTATGTCGATAACGGCGTCGAACATGGGGGAGATTGCCGGGAGTTCATAGCTGGCAAACGCCGGGAATAGCCATTTCTACCCACACCGTAACAACCTGCATAACCGTCGGTAATCGGGTATCAGTAGCCGTGATTGGCCCGGCACGACCGCACCTTGCACCTTTGTAGCCGACAAATAGTACAGGCTATGAACACCGCGCACCCACCCACCGACACCGCCCGCCCACGC is part of the Spirosoma rhododendri genome and encodes:
- the vapB gene encoding type II toxin-antitoxin system VapB family antitoxin codes for the protein MSVLEQIDAKVSQLSPELQAEVLDFVEFLNYKKAKDQPVKTDPTPQLPNKFGAGKGLITYIAEDFDAPLDDMEEYMR
- a CDS encoding Crp/Fnr family transcriptional regulator, whose amino-acid sequence is MNQLDLYLRSKGQFTDDDLLRIQACATPVSVRKRQSLLCAGDVCRHKLFVLSGLLRVYRVSKDGAESVMRFAAESQWAIDPESYVNETPSHCYIEALEDTTLLLWTKETMNELFAAIPTFRQLSDRVREESHNESLQRIFANISYTAEEKYDAFVAEQPAVLRRVPLHMVASYLGVTRETLSRVRQKHHQLR
- a CDS encoding YdeI/OmpD-associated family protein, with amino-acid sequence MFDAVIDIIGVNPFVAVPDDILTTIFVQSGKTSGAIPVAGLLNGRPYTQTLVRYKGLWRLYINTMMLKQSPRRVGETITLTIAYDPIDRTIAAHPKWVEALADNPEARTVYDAMSPSRQQEMLRYFAKLKSEERVLANVAKAIGFLLGKNRFVGRDKP
- a CDS encoding type II toxin-antitoxin system VapC family toxin; this translates as MNLLLDTHVVIRYITGDESLPERWREMTHVLAYQQLPLHHRDPFDRMLIAQAQVEQLTVMTQDANFPLYDVVLFR
- a CDS encoding SDR family oxidoreductase; this translates as MRVFLTGASGFVGSAIVRELIGAGHQVVGLVRSESSAKALTEAGGEPFMGSLDDITGLTRGADAADAVIHTAFTHDFANFAAAAAADKRVIEAFGETLAGSDRPLITTGGLLGIKPGNGDLITEDDASTSPVRLSEAATIAQTALGVRTSVIRLAPSVHGPGDDHGFISALITIARNKGVSAYIGDGTNRWPGVHRLDAARLYRLVLENGTAGSRYNGTAETGLTFRQIAALIGERLNVPVVSVDPDEAASHFGWMAHFASMDCPTSNQKTRDQLGWEPTHPDLLSDLNAGFYFEQ